From the genome of Haloterrigena sp. KLK7, one region includes:
- a CDS encoding metalloregulator ArsR/SmtB family transcription factor: MAQATDRLQRYLEDELGECRSEDLECRLDELDALEETIGTARVETELDVLSALANETRYTLVRVLAAAGEELCVCELNAVVDVSESGLSHALSNLVDAGLVDGRKDGRWKKYRATNRAVALVTVLEGSVSGAAAGSTGDENGSVSDE; the protein is encoded by the coding sequence ATGGCACAAGCGACGGACCGACTACAGCGATACCTCGAGGACGAGCTCGGCGAGTGCCGAAGCGAGGACCTCGAGTGTCGCCTCGACGAACTCGACGCGCTCGAGGAGACGATCGGGACGGCTCGAGTCGAAACCGAACTGGACGTGCTCTCGGCGCTGGCCAACGAGACGCGCTATACGCTCGTTCGCGTCCTCGCGGCCGCCGGGGAGGAACTGTGCGTCTGCGAACTCAACGCGGTCGTCGACGTCAGCGAGAGCGGGCTCAGCCACGCCCTTTCGAATCTGGTCGACGCTGGACTCGTCGACGGCCGGAAGGACGGCCGCTGGAAGAAGTACCGGGCGACCAACCGCGCCGTCGCGCTCGTGACGGTCCTCGAGGGGAGCGTCAGCGGTGCGGCCGCGGGGAGTACAGGCGACGAGAATGGGAGCGTGAGCGATGAGTAA
- the phoU gene encoding phosphate signaling complex protein PhoU, with protein sequence MPRNEYQQRLERLREDVLEMSDRVCDRLERALTALETQDDTLAAAVITGDHAINERYLEIEQTCIELVALQQPVASDLRFIAASFKIITDLERIADLAVNLAEYAQRVERRRYADVDIGYIGERVVETVAAAMAAYADGDATGARDVAAEDDEIDRLCENASEFVVRDLLETELEAEIGLTPDALFDEVSRLLLTIRDLERVGDHAVNIAARTLYMVENDDELIY encoded by the coding sequence ATGCCCCGGAACGAGTATCAGCAACGGCTCGAGCGGCTTCGCGAGGACGTCCTCGAGATGAGCGACCGCGTCTGCGACCGACTCGAGCGCGCGCTGACCGCCCTCGAGACGCAGGACGACACGCTCGCGGCCGCCGTGATCACGGGCGATCACGCGATCAACGAACGCTACCTCGAGATCGAGCAGACGTGTATCGAGCTGGTCGCGCTCCAGCAGCCGGTCGCCAGCGACCTGCGCTTTATCGCCGCCTCGTTCAAGATCATCACCGATCTCGAACGGATCGCCGATCTCGCCGTCAACCTCGCGGAGTACGCCCAACGGGTCGAGCGACGGCGCTACGCCGACGTCGACATCGGCTACATCGGCGAGCGGGTCGTCGAGACGGTCGCGGCGGCGATGGCGGCGTACGCCGACGGGGACGCGACCGGCGCCCGCGACGTCGCGGCCGAGGACGACGAGATCGATCGCCTCTGTGAGAACGCCAGCGAGTTCGTCGTTCGGGACCTCCTCGAGACCGAGCTCGAGGCGGAGATCGGGCTCACCCCCGACGCGCTCTTCGACGAGGTCTCGCGGCTGTTGCTGACGATCCGGGACCTCGAGCGAGTCGGCGACCACGCGGTCAACATCGCCGCGCGGACGCTGTACATGGTCGAGAACGACGACGAACTGATCTACTGA
- the pstB gene encoding phosphate ABC transporter ATP-binding protein PstB, giving the protein MGIDAPTGSLHTTDETVSESKPDAPTTTETETEPASIALEARDLDVYYGDDRALQRIDMEIPEGEVTALIGPSGCGKSTFLRSINRMNDLIDIARVDGELYFDGKNVYDDDVDPVALRRKIGMVFQKPNPFPKSIRDNVAFGLRVQGSDKDVDEAVERALKRAALWDEVEDQLDSSGLDLSGGQQQRLCIARAIAPDPEVLLMDEPASALDPIATAKIEELIEELSEEYTVVVVTHNMQQAARISDKTAVFLTGGELVEFDDTEKIFENPEHDRVEDYITGKFG; this is encoded by the coding sequence ATGGGAATTGACGCACCGACCGGGTCACTCCACACCACCGACGAGACGGTTTCGGAATCGAAACCGGACGCTCCGACGACGACCGAGACCGAAACCGAGCCGGCGTCGATCGCCCTCGAGGCGCGCGACCTCGACGTCTACTACGGGGACGATCGGGCGCTCCAGCGCATCGACATGGAGATTCCCGAGGGGGAGGTGACGGCACTGATCGGTCCCTCGGGTTGCGGGAAATCGACGTTCCTGCGCTCGATCAACCGGATGAACGATCTGATCGACATCGCTCGCGTCGACGGCGAGCTGTACTTCGACGGGAAGAACGTCTACGACGACGACGTCGACCCCGTCGCCCTACGGCGGAAGATCGGGATGGTCTTCCAGAAACCCAACCCGTTTCCCAAGAGCATTCGCGACAACGTCGCCTTCGGGCTTCGGGTTCAGGGAAGCGACAAGGACGTCGACGAAGCGGTCGAACGAGCGCTCAAGCGGGCCGCGCTGTGGGACGAAGTCGAGGACCAACTGGACTCGAGCGGACTGGACCTCTCGGGCGGCCAGCAACAGCGGCTCTGTATCGCGCGAGCGATCGCCCCCGACCCGGAGGTCCTCCTGATGGACGAGCCGGCGTCGGCGCTGGACCCGATCGCCACCGCGAAGATCGAGGAGTTGATCGAGGAGCTGTCCGAGGAGTACACGGTCGTCGTCGTCACCCACAACATGCAGCAGGCCGCCCGTATCTCCGACAAGACGGCAGTCTTCCTCACCGGCGGCGAACTCGTCGAGTTCGACGACACCGAGAAGATCTTCGAGAACCCCGAACACGACCGCGTCGAGGACTACATCACCGGCAAGTTCGGCTGA
- a CDS encoding phosphate uptake regulator PhoU — protein METRKVQVTGGSTYTVSLPKTWATENDISSGATVEIYSEDDTLLVTPQRDADHQEGTLDVSALENEQLVRAVLTMYVSGFDVIRLESGRITTDQRRAIRSAVQGLVGVEVVEEGTESVVIQDLLDSSELSIVNAATRMRLIATSMLEDAVTALVENDDDIAQDVIERDDDVDRLFLVVSRIFRATLRSPRAAEGLGVSREDCFDFHSSARQLERVADHAVKIGQIAKKLDEIPEDVAEALLEVHDDVATILEKSMDALFAEDSDEATDLGHDALASVRDIDEHTRRIDDMLRELEPVQAQSLGLIVDSLSRSADYGGNIAETALQKAAPRP, from the coding sequence ATGGAGACCCGAAAGGTCCAGGTGACCGGCGGATCGACGTACACGGTATCGCTTCCGAAGACGTGGGCTACCGAGAACGATATCAGTAGCGGTGCCACGGTCGAGATCTACTCGGAGGACGATACGCTACTCGTTACCCCCCAGCGCGACGCCGACCACCAGGAGGGGACGCTCGACGTCTCCGCTCTCGAGAACGAACAGCTCGTTCGGGCCGTCCTGACGATGTACGTCAGCGGCTTCGACGTCATCCGCCTCGAGTCGGGCCGCATCACGACCGACCAGCGACGGGCGATCCGCAGCGCCGTGCAGGGACTGGTCGGCGTCGAGGTCGTCGAGGAGGGGACCGAGAGCGTCGTCATTCAGGACCTGCTCGACTCCTCGGAGCTCTCGATCGTCAACGCGGCCACGCGCATGCGCCTGATCGCGACCTCGATGCTCGAGGACGCCGTCACGGCCCTCGTCGAGAACGACGACGACATCGCACAGGACGTCATCGAGCGCGACGACGACGTCGACCGCCTCTTCCTGGTCGTCTCGCGGATCTTCCGCGCGACGCTGCGCTCGCCGCGGGCCGCCGAAGGGCTCGGCGTCTCCCGCGAGGACTGTTTCGACTTCCACTCGAGCGCCCGCCAGCTCGAGCGGGTCGCCGACCACGCCGTCAAGATCGGTCAGATCGCGAAGAAACTCGACGAGATCCCCGAGGACGTCGCCGAGGCCCTGCTGGAGGTCCACGACGACGTCGCGACCATCCTCGAGAAGTCGATGGACGCGCTGTTCGCCGAGGACAGCGACGAGGCGACCGACCTCGGTCATGACGCCCTCGCATCGGTCCGCGATATCGACGAGCACACCCGCCGCATCGACGACATGCTCCGGGAACTCGAGCCGGTACAGGCTCAGTCGCTGGGACTGATCGTCGACTCGCTGTCCCGAAGCGCCGACTACGGCGGGAACATCGCCGAGACCGCGCTGCAGAAGGCCGCGCCGCGGCCGTAG
- a CDS encoding DUF5787 family protein: MSEFAFELELCARLEERNEGIVARQLGASVADPGGRILDVVCVEPGPEFDERTAITSETIPDAAIAADVGTGRARYRSDAFDCHPNRARRATERACEIGFFERELRNGRDSVRQTARYPDWYGRLVGIENKPDLERPGDLEAQLRTDVSLALVDEVVLATESYVTRAHLNRIPDEVGVWRVHREADPGDSSGSDGDDTALEIEVVREPTPLPVDEPGIEPLEFRPGRTEIAVVDAEAKARARRRIAERAYGKGWRTYGFPDCEACRPDDSSGATLPHCAWKGRVVDAQSECGPSCDGYEPAAGSDSASESETDLEAERDRRTPWVAEPEGKRRRQSGLDQFG; encoded by the coding sequence GTGAGCGAATTCGCGTTCGAACTCGAGCTGTGTGCCCGCCTCGAGGAGCGCAACGAGGGGATCGTCGCCCGCCAGCTCGGCGCGAGCGTCGCTGATCCCGGCGGGCGGATCCTCGACGTCGTCTGCGTCGAGCCCGGCCCCGAGTTCGACGAGCGCACCGCGATCACGAGCGAGACGATTCCCGACGCGGCGATCGCGGCCGACGTCGGCACCGGCCGCGCCCGCTACCGGTCGGACGCGTTCGACTGCCATCCGAACCGCGCGCGGCGAGCGACGGAACGCGCCTGTGAGATCGGCTTCTTCGAACGCGAACTCCGCAACGGTCGCGACTCCGTCCGTCAGACCGCTCGCTACCCCGACTGGTACGGCCGCCTCGTCGGCATCGAGAACAAACCCGACCTCGAGCGACCCGGCGACCTCGAGGCCCAGTTGCGGACCGACGTCAGCCTCGCGCTGGTCGACGAGGTCGTCCTCGCGACCGAGAGCTACGTCACGCGCGCGCACCTGAACAGGATCCCCGACGAAGTCGGCGTCTGGCGCGTCCACCGCGAGGCCGATCCGGGCGACTCGAGCGGTTCCGACGGCGACGACACCGCGCTCGAGATCGAGGTCGTCCGCGAGCCGACGCCGCTTCCCGTCGACGAGCCCGGGATCGAGCCCCTCGAGTTCCGTCCCGGACGCACCGAGATCGCCGTCGTCGACGCCGAGGCGAAGGCGCGAGCGCGCCGCCGGATCGCCGAACGCGCCTACGGCAAGGGCTGGCGGACCTACGGGTTCCCCGACTGTGAGGCCTGTCGGCCGGACGACTCGAGCGGCGCGACGCTGCCTCACTGCGCGTGGAAGGGGCGCGTCGTCGACGCGCAGTCGGAGTGTGGCCCGTCGTGTGACGGGTACGAGCCCGCGGCAGGGTCGGACTCGGCGTCGGAATCCGAAACCGACCTCGAGGCCGAGCGCGACCGCCGAACGCCCTGGGTGGCGGAACCGGAGGGGAAACGGCGCCGCCAGTCCGGACTGGATCAGTTCGGCTGA
- a CDS encoding Gfo/Idh/MocA family oxidoreductase encodes MEPVKTGVLGCGTISDAYLGADDRFDAYDIIACADIDAERARETADEYGLRASDPDGMLDDDEIELVVNLTPPSVHDETCRDVLTAGKHVYVEKPLAASVEEAEAILETAAAEGLLVGSAPDTFLGAGLQTVRSAIDDGLIGEPVGATAVWASGGHESWHPSPDLYYRRGGGPLFDMGPYYVTALVSVLGPADRVTGSTARTVEQRTITSDPRRGETIDVDVPTHESGVIDFADGATANVLMSFDAPGRSTFASPAFEIYGTEGTLRLPDPNRFEGPVEFASGDGATEEVELTHEYTDGRGAGVADLAAAVRGDWNHRTTGSLAAHVLEILDGIREASETGSHVALETSVDRPEPLPPAFPESIAD; translated from the coding sequence ATGGAGCCAGTCAAAACGGGCGTCCTCGGCTGTGGGACGATCAGCGACGCGTACCTCGGTGCGGACGATCGGTTCGACGCGTACGATATCATCGCCTGCGCCGACATCGACGCGGAGCGAGCGCGGGAAACGGCCGACGAGTACGGCCTGCGGGCGTCCGATCCCGACGGGATGCTCGACGACGACGAGATCGAACTGGTCGTCAATCTGACGCCGCCGTCGGTCCACGACGAGACCTGTCGCGACGTCCTGACGGCGGGCAAGCACGTCTACGTCGAGAAACCGCTGGCCGCGAGCGTCGAGGAGGCCGAGGCGATCCTCGAGACCGCGGCCGCGGAGGGATTGCTGGTCGGATCGGCTCCCGACACGTTCCTGGGTGCGGGGCTGCAGACCGTCCGGTCGGCGATCGACGACGGACTGATCGGCGAGCCGGTGGGCGCGACGGCCGTCTGGGCGTCGGGCGGACACGAGAGCTGGCACCCGTCGCCCGACCTCTACTACCGGCGCGGCGGCGGCCCGCTGTTCGATATGGGGCCGTACTACGTGACGGCGCTGGTCTCCGTGCTCGGCCCCGCCGATCGGGTCACCGGGTCGACCGCCCGCACCGTCGAGCAGCGGACGATCACGAGCGATCCTCGCCGCGGGGAGACCATCGACGTCGACGTCCCCACCCACGAGTCGGGGGTCATCGACTTCGCCGACGGAGCGACCGCGAACGTCCTGATGAGCTTCGACGCGCCCGGGCGATCGACGTTCGCCTCCCCCGCCTTCGAGATCTACGGCACCGAGGGGACGCTCCGGCTCCCGGATCCGAATCGGTTCGAGGGTCCCGTCGAGTTCGCTTCGGGCGACGGCGCGACGGAAGAGGTCGAGTTGACCCACGAGTACACCGACGGACGAGGCGCCGGCGTCGCGGACCTGGCGGCCGCGGTCCGCGGCGACTGGAACCACCGGACGACCGGGTCCCTCGCCGCTCACGTGCTCGAGATTCTCGACGGGATACGCGAGGCGTCGGAAACCGGGAGTCACGTCGCCCTCGAGACGAGCGTCGATCGCCCCGAGCCGCTGCCGCCGGCGTTCCCGGAATCGATCGCGGATTGA